A single region of the bacterium genome encodes:
- a CDS encoding Rpn family recombination-promoting nuclease/putative transposase: MHFLDVKTDFAFKRVFGSEQSKDILISFLNSIVKFKDGNIIEDLIIVDPYQIPLLKGMKDTYVDVKARLSNDNMVIIEMQILNYEGMEKRILYNAAKAYSTQLLRGDQYYLLNPIIAITITDFEMFSEFSKVISYFKLKEKDELIEYSGDIELIFIELPKFKKEENELIDITDKWIYFIKNAGTLEYIPKTFEQNMEIKKAFEIANQAGLGAEELEMQWKRQDFIYIQRAAIIYAEKKGMQAGMEKGMEKGMEKGMEKGMEKGMEKGMEKGMEKGMEISVSSLARHGMGIEEIANILELDIDFVKKVVNKD, translated from the coding sequence ATGCATTTTTTAGATGTCAAGACAGACTTTGCTTTTAAAAGAGTCTTTGGCAGTGAACAATCCAAAGATATTCTCATCAGTTTTTTAAATTCTATTGTTAAATTTAAGGATGGTAATATAATTGAAGACTTAATCATTGTTGACCCTTATCAAATACCCTTACTCAAGGGTATGAAAGATACCTATGTAGATGTTAAGGCAAGGTTATCAAACGATAATATGGTCATTATAGAGATGCAGATACTAAATTACGAGGGGATGGAGAAGAGGATTTTATATAACGCTGCGAAGGCCTATTCTACCCAATTGTTAAGAGGCGATCAATATTATTTACTTAACCCGATTATTGCTATCACTATTACTGACTTTGAAATGTTTAGCGAATTTAGCAAGGTGATAAGTTATTTTAAGTTAAAAGAGAAGGATGAGTTAATCGAGTATAGTGGTGATATAGAATTAATCTTCATTGAGTTACCAAAGTTTAAGAAGGAAGAAAATGAGTTGATAGACATTACGGACAAATGGATTTACTTCATCAAGAATGCAGGCACACTGGAGTATATCCCTAAGACCTTTGAGCAGAATATGGAGATAAAGAAGGCCTTTGAGATAGCCAACCAGGCGGGTTTAGGTGCTGAAGAATTAGAGATGCAGTGGAAGAGGCAGGATTTTATTTACATCCAAAGAGCGGCTATTATCTATGCCGAAAAGAAAGGAATGCAAGCGGGGATGGAGAAGGGGATGGAGAAGGGGATGGAGAAGGGGATGGAGAAGGGGATGGAGAAGGGGATGGAGAAGGGGATGGAGAAGGGGATGGAGAAGGGGATGGAAATTAGTGTCTCTTCTCTTGCCAGGCATGGAATGGGGATAGAAGAGATTGCTAATATTTTGGAATTAGATATAGATTTTGTGAAAAAGGTAGTCAATAAGGATTGA